The Microlunatus soli genome contains the following window.
CGATGCGGTGCTGAGCTTCGCCGGGCTGGGCGACGGAGATGGGCCGGGTCCGTTCCGGGGCCGGAACGCGATTGCCACGGCGTACCGGGACAATCCGCCGGACGACACCCTGCGGGTGCTGGATTCCCGGCATCAGGAGGGATCATCGGTGATCACCTTCGCCTGGTCCCGTGGCGGGACCGGGGCGATGCGGCTGCGCTGGGCGCAGGACGGTCGACTGGCCGAACAGCACGTCCGGTTCCATCCCGAACCCTGAGGTCAGTGCGGGCGGCGGAGCAGCCAGTCGATGAAGCTGCGCCGCGGGTAGCGTGCCTTGATCACGCCGGAGGCTACCGAACCGACCACCCGGACCGTGTGGCTGGCCGTGGTCGGGTCGCGCTGGGCGACTTTGTTGGTGATGGTGCCGCTACCGCTGGTGACGTCGTCCATCACGACGGCCCAGTCGGTGGGGACGACCAGCACGACGCTTCCCGACTTCGCCGTGGCGTGCACGGTCACCTCCCGTTGCGGGACGCGGGCTCCGGTGAAGTCGATCTTGATCGAACCGGACGTGCACTGTGCGACGATCTCGACCGGAGCCGTCCAGCTCCCGGTCCGCCGCAACGAGCCGCTCTTGGTGCGCAAGGTCAGCGGTTTGGTCTCCAGCACGCCGGGCTCGAGATCGTGGGTCACCGTGGCCAGCTCGGCGCGGGTCTTGGCCTGATAGACCGCGGTCAGCCGTTCGTCCAGTTCGGTCAGGTCGAGGCGCCCGTCGGCCACCGCCGTCCGGAGGTGTTCGGCGGCCGTTTCGCGTTCGGCGTCACTGGCCCGGGCGACCGGCACCGGCGCTGCGCCCTCGGCATCGTGAGTCATCGCCGCCAAGTCTAGAGGGTGAACCGATTCCTGGCGGGGTAGGACGGATGGCAGGATCGCGGCATGGCAAGCGTGGCGGTCGGTGACTTCGAATTGACCATGGACGAGTTGCGGGTCGTGGCTCGCTTCGCCACCGAGAGCGCCGAAGAAGTCCTTCCCATCTTCGAGGATGCCGTACCCGGTGATCATCGTCCGCGGTCCGCTGTCGAAGCGGCGTGGGAATTCATCAACGGCGCACAGCGGACCAAGCTGCAGCGCGTCACCTCGTTGGAGGCCCATCGAGCCGCGAAGGACGCAACGACAGAGATGGTGGCGTTGGCTGCCCGTTCCGCCGGCGATGCGGCGTCGGCCGCCTACCTGCACCCGATCGCGAAGGCCAGCCAGGTCGGCCACATCCTGCGAGCCACTGCCAGTGCGGCACGAGTCGCCGAGCTGAACGCTGCCGATGATCACTCCGCCGGAGAGTCGGTGATCAACCGAGCGGCCGAGCGCGCGACGCCGGTGCTGATTGATGTCCTCTGCCGCTATCCGGTCGCAACGACAGCCAACAGTCGCGTCGCGCAGCTGATGAGCATGCTGGACGCTGTGCTCAGGGCCGAGCGGGTGTCTGAGGTCCGCGGCACGCTGGAGGAATGAGCCTCCTGCACGCCGATGCGGACTGCTTCTTCGCGTCGGTCGAGCTGCAGCGTCGCCCCGAGTTGGCCGACCGGCCGGTCGCGGTCGCGACCCACATCGTGATGTCGGCGACATATCCGGCACGGGCCCGCGGCGTGCGTGGCGCGATGCCGCTTCGGCAGGCGCTCAAGCTGTGCCCCGAACTGGTGGTGCTACCACCTCAGGCCGACTATCAGTCGGCCGGTGAAGCGTTGATGGGGCTGTTCTGGCGGTTCGCCGTTCAGGTCGAGCCGGGGTCGATGGAGGAGGCGTTCATCGACCCCGGCGACGCCGACCCGGTGGCCACCGCCGCGGCCATCCGGGCAGCGGCCCGCGACGAGCTCGGGCTGCCGGTGACGGTCGGTGTGGCACGGACCAAACTGTTGGCCAAGCTGGCCTCCCGCCGGGCCAAACCCGATGGCCTGCTGGTGATCACCGGGACCGAGGAGGCTCGTCTCCGGGCGACGCTGACGATCGACGACCTGTGGGGTGTCGGGCCGACTACGGCCAACCGGCTCGCCGATGCCGGCGTCACCAGGCTCACCGAGCTGGAGGGCTACGACGAGGCTCGGTTGCGGTCCGTGGTCGGTACGGCGATGGCGCGCCGGCTGCTGTCGATCCGGGACGGCACC
Protein-coding sequences here:
- a CDS encoding nuclear transport factor 2 family protein, producing the protein MPNATGDGRHAAEQAQAAALIEIFNAAIGDGDWAAFLERFADDAVLSFAGLGDGDGPGPFRGRNAIATAYRDNPPDDTLRVLDSRHQEGSSVITFAWSRGGTGAMRLRWAQDGRLAEQHVRFHPEP
- a CDS encoding DUF1707 SHOCT-like domain-containing protein, with amino-acid sequence MTHDAEGAAPVPVARASDAERETAAEHLRTAVADGRLDLTELDERLTAVYQAKTRAELATVTHDLEPGVLETKPLTLRTKSGSLRRTGSWTAPVEIVAQCTSGSIKIDFTGARVPQREVTVHATAKSGSVVLVVPTDWAVVMDDVTSGSGTITNKVAQRDPTTASHTVRVVGSVASGVIKARYPRRSFIDWLLRRPH
- a CDS encoding putative immunity protein, translated to MASVAVGDFELTMDELRVVARFATESAEEVLPIFEDAVPGDHRPRSAVEAAWEFINGAQRTKLQRVTSLEAHRAAKDATTEMVALAARSAGDAASAAYLHPIAKASQVGHILRATASAARVAELNAADDHSAGESVINRAAERATPVLIDVLCRYPVATTANSRVAQLMSMLDAVLRAERVSEVRGTLEE
- a CDS encoding Y-family DNA polymerase — its product is MSLLHADADCFFASVELQRRPELADRPVAVATHIVMSATYPARARGVRGAMPLRQALKLCPELVVLPPQADYQSAGEALMGLFWRFAVQVEPGSMEEAFIDPGDADPVATAAAIRAAARDELGLPVTVGVARTKLLAKLASRRAKPDGLLVITGTEEARLRATLTIDDLWGVGPTTANRLADAGVTRLTELEGYDEARLRSVVGTAMARRLLSIRDGTDDATVRQLGPRRTVSASRTAMRPSSRWADIQAHADGVIDLALQRLAESHDGQAVTHRIDVQVTYADRGQWSTERRLPTATRDRNVLRRHCREMITSSGVQAADRPVLLIMVAFRLTGVSGSRQQNALPLF